Proteins from one Natrinema salinisoli genomic window:
- a CDS encoding tyrosine-type recombinase/integrase, translating into MKGIDDMTIAELQELLQDVSPSVQPLSPDEGVERYLKRREGEITENTADEYRRKLQYFLEFCELRDVENLNELDGRFVDDYRVWRRDDATAGDALSAKTMRDEMLLFRAFLWYLESIEAVRPGLGENVLIPELGTDDGVRDVELEPDRVAEILDYLETYQYASCEHVVWLLHCRTGRRSGAIHSLDVTDVHIGEDPYLSFRHRPETGTRLKNGSKGEGDVPITDAVAAVLENYITVQREPVIDEYGREPLLTSSQGRLSKSVMRRQFYKWSRPCAINNECPHGESVETCRAAKSMDDASKCPSSHSCYSARHGHITHLRRLGLPKSVISDRCDVSEKIIDKHYDERSAADRRELQRDLFDQLREQQDDEATGYL; encoded by the coding sequence ATGAAAGGGATCGACGATATGACCATCGCGGAACTGCAGGAGCTGTTGCAGGATGTATCTCCGTCGGTACAGCCGTTATCTCCTGATGAGGGGGTGGAACGGTATCTGAAGCGTCGGGAGGGGGAGATCACGGAAAACACGGCGGATGAGTACCGGCGGAAACTCCAGTATTTCCTCGAGTTCTGTGAGCTAAGGGATGTGGAGAACTTGAACGAACTGGACGGCCGTTTCGTGGACGATTACCGGGTGTGGCGGCGGGATGATGCGACGGCGGGTGATGCGTTGAGCGCGAAGACGATGCGGGATGAGATGCTGTTGTTCCGGGCGTTCCTCTGGTACTTGGAGTCGATTGAGGCGGTACGGCCCGGTCTGGGTGAGAACGTTCTCATCCCAGAGTTGGGGACTGACGACGGCGTCCGAGACGTGGAATTAGAGCCGGACCGCGTGGCGGAGATCTTGGACTACTTGGAGACGTACCAGTACGCCAGCTGCGAGCACGTTGTGTGGCTGCTGCACTGCCGGACCGGGCGGCGGTCGGGCGCGATCCACTCACTCGATGTCACCGATGTCCATATCGGAGAAGACCCGTACCTGTCGTTCCGGCATCGGCCTGAGACAGGGACACGGCTCAAGAACGGATCAAAGGGAGAGGGAGACGTCCCGATTACAGACGCGGTCGCTGCCGTCCTTGAGAACTACATCACCGTCCAACGGGAACCGGTCATCGACGAATACGGACGGGAACCGTTACTGACGTCATCGCAGGGCCGCTTGTCGAAGTCGGTGATGCGCCGCCAGTTCTACAAATGGAGTCGGCCGTGCGCGATCAACAACGAGTGTCCACACGGAGAATCAGTTGAGACGTGCCGGGCGGCGAAGTCGATGGACGATGCGAGTAAGTGTCCGTCCAGCCACTCCTGTTATTCGGCGCGGCACGGCCACATCACCCATTTACGGCGTCTGGGATTGCCAAAGTCAGTGATCAGTGATCGATGTGATGTCAGCGAGAAGATTATCGACAAGCATTACGATGAGCGGTCGGCGGCGGATCGGCGTGAACTCCAGCGCGACCTGTTCGACCAGCTCCGCGAGCAGCAGGATGACGAGGCCACCGGCTATCTTTAG